The following are from one region of the Marinomonas sp. CT5 genome:
- a CDS encoding LysR family transcriptional regulator, translating to MLNTQHLITFKALVETGSFTKTAKLLGLTQPAVSQHIQKLERDLGEPLLIRHGRITDMTPAGEVLLQHIKELEACYDGFILSWQNYLTSKSTDVFQASKSA from the coding sequence ATGCTTAATACACAACATCTTATTACTTTTAAAGCCTTGGTTGAAACGGGAAGTTTTACAAAAACAGCGAAGCTGTTGGGTTTAACTCAACCTGCGGTCAGCCAACATATTCAAAAATTAGAGCGTGATTTAGGTGAGCCGCTGTTGATTCGGCATGGTCGAATAACCGATATGACGCCAGCGGGTGAAGTTTTACTGCAACATATAAAAGAGCTTGAAGCTTGTTATGATGGTTTTATCTTATCTTGGCAAAACTATTTGACTAGCAAATCAACTGATGTATTCCAAGCAAGTAAAAGTGCCTGA
- a CDS encoding phosphoadenylyl-sulfate reductase gives MPAFDLTSFIANNKEDEAQKIIHNAMKEFDNIAISFSGAEDVILIDMAVKAKKDIHVFSLDTGRLHPETYRFIEQVRKHYKINIDILSPDREELEQFTREKGLFSFFEDGHKECCGIRKVKPLKRKLATLDAWITGQRKDQSPGTRNVLAFAEKDSAFSTNEKDLFKFNPLANWSSGDVWNYIKMFDVPYNELHLKGFTSIGCEPCTRPILPNQHEREGRWWWEESEHKECGLHIGNLIPSTQQ, from the coding sequence ATGCCTGCATTTGATTTAACGTCTTTTATTGCCAACAACAAAGAAGACGAAGCTCAAAAAATCATCCATAACGCGATGAAGGAATTCGACAACATTGCCATTTCTTTTAGTGGCGCAGAAGATGTTATTCTCATTGACATGGCCGTCAAAGCTAAAAAAGACATTCACGTATTTTCTCTTGATACAGGTCGCCTACATCCTGAAACCTATCGCTTTATCGAGCAGGTCCGTAAACACTACAAAATCAATATAGACATACTGTCTCCCGATCGAGAAGAACTGGAACAATTCACCCGTGAAAAAGGTTTGTTTAGCTTTTTTGAAGATGGTCATAAAGAGTGCTGTGGTATTCGTAAAGTAAAACCGCTTAAACGCAAATTAGCCACGCTAGACGCATGGATCACAGGACAGCGTAAAGACCAAAGCCCAGGCACACGTAACGTTCTAGCCTTTGCTGAAAAAGACAGTGCTTTTAGCACAAATGAAAAAGATCTATTTAAATTCAACCCGTTGGCTAACTGGTCATCGGGAGACGTTTGGAACTACATCAAAATGTTTGACGTTCCATATAATGAATTGCATTTGAAAGGCTTTACCAGTATCGGTTGCGAGCCTTGTACTCGACCTATCTTACCAAACCAGCACGAACGTGAAGGTCGCTGGTGGTGGGAAGAATCAGAACACAAAGAATGCGGCCTGCATATCGGTAATCTCATACCCAGCACTCAGCAATAA